A single genomic interval of Alistipes provencensis harbors:
- the secG gene encoding preprotein translocase subunit SecG, whose protein sequence is MLYTICIALILVASVLVILAVLVQNPKSGMAANFGASNQVMGVRETSNFLEKFTWTMAVAIVVLSLAATLTMDRGRVIESNTKISNDAKALQERVLESEIPAPMPQAEIPAAEQPAADQSAE, encoded by the coding sequence ATGTTATACACGATTTGCATTGCCCTGATACTCGTTGCGAGCGTATTGGTGATCCTCGCGGTGTTGGTGCAGAACCCCAAGAGCGGCATGGCCGCCAACTTCGGCGCGTCGAACCAAGTCATGGGTGTGCGCGAGACGTCGAATTTCCTCGAGAAGTTCACTTGGACGATGGCCGTCGCCATCGTGGTGCTGAGCCTCGCGGCTACGCTGACCATGGACCGGGGACGCGTGATCGAGAGCAATACGAAGATTTCGAACGACGCCAAGGCACTGCAGGAGCGTGTGCTCGAGTCGGAGATTCCGGCCCCGATGCCGCAGGCCGAGATTCCGGCCGCCGAGCAGCCCGCCGCAGATCAATCGGCCGAGTAG
- a CDS encoding OmpH family outer membrane protein, with the protein MKKTLFPALAAALVLAACGTKTAEQTGDAAEAVAQQVISSDIAYVQVEAVLAQCDLYKTEGVALQEKTEKAQKSWAQREKGLQAEAAQLQEKYQKGLITSRDAQTQQENIQKKAESYQANAQKEAQTLDEENYVFTNRAQDLLQRAVQDINADKKYKLIINATALIDADTTLNITPAVLAKVNELYAADKKAVKK; encoded by the coding sequence ATGAAAAAAACTCTCTTTCCGGCGCTGGCTGCGGCTCTCGTCCTTGCGGCCTGCGGCACGAAAACCGCAGAGCAGACCGGGGATGCGGCTGAAGCGGTCGCACAGCAGGTTATTTCGAGCGACATCGCTTACGTTCAGGTCGAAGCCGTGCTGGCACAGTGCGACCTTTACAAGACCGAAGGCGTAGCGCTTCAGGAGAAGACCGAGAAGGCGCAGAAGAGCTGGGCACAGCGTGAAAAGGGACTTCAGGCCGAGGCCGCACAGTTGCAGGAGAAGTACCAGAAGGGACTCATCACCTCGCGCGACGCACAGACCCAGCAGGAGAATATTCAGAAGAAGGCCGAGTCCTATCAGGCCAACGCCCAGAAGGAGGCCCAGACGCTCGACGAGGAGAACTATGTGTTCACCAACCGCGCTCAGGACCTGTTGCAGCGTGCCGTGCAGGATATCAACGCCGACAAGAAGTACAAACTGATCATCAACGCCACGGCGCTCATCGATGCCGACACGACGCTCAACATCACCCCCGCCGTGCTGGCGAAGGTCAATGAGCTCTATGCTGCGGACAAGAAAGCCGTGAAGAAATAA
- the cdaA gene encoding diadenylate cyclase CdaA: protein MGFVPFTFVDFIDIILVAVIMYWIYRMTKGTNAPYILSGIIAVYLLWVVVRALNMELLSTILGQLISVGAIALIIVFQPELRRFLQMIGMRQKHFNFISRIFSTGEDTVQTNVAPIVTACREMSETKTGALIVIGQQSDLRLIAEGGIALDAKVSTSLLKNIFFKNAPLHDGAVLIEGDRIVAAKCILPVTQSDVPKSFGTRHRAAIGMSEISDAIIVVVSEETGDISIAQGGEIRLNIDPVRLQQTLQRYLTINSRKRSKKEVAE, encoded by the coding sequence ATGGGATTCGTTCCGTTTACATTCGTCGATTTCATCGACATCATCTTGGTTGCCGTCATCATGTATTGGATATACCGCATGACCAAGGGCACCAATGCGCCGTATATCCTCTCGGGAATCATAGCCGTCTACCTGCTGTGGGTGGTCGTGCGGGCGCTGAACATGGAGTTGTTGTCGACCATCCTCGGGCAGTTGATCTCGGTGGGAGCCATCGCGCTGATTATCGTCTTCCAGCCCGAACTGCGGCGGTTCCTGCAGATGATCGGCATGCGCCAGAAGCATTTCAACTTCATCTCGCGCATCTTCTCGACGGGCGAGGACACCGTGCAGACCAACGTGGCGCCGATCGTCACGGCCTGCCGCGAAATGTCGGAGACCAAGACCGGGGCCCTGATCGTCATCGGACAGCAGAGCGACCTGCGGCTGATCGCCGAGGGCGGCATCGCCCTCGACGCCAAGGTTTCGACGTCGCTCCTGAAGAACATTTTCTTCAAGAACGCCCCCCTGCACGACGGCGCCGTGCTGATCGAGGGCGACCGGATCGTGGCGGCCAAGTGCATCCTCCCGGTGACGCAGAGCGACGTACCCAAGTCGTTCGGCACGCGCCACCGCGCGGCGATCGGCATGAGCGAGATTTCGGACGCCATCATCGTGGTCGTCTCCGAGGAGACGGGCGACATCTCGATCGCGCAGGGCGGCGAAATCCGCCTGAACATCGACCCTGTCCGGTTGCAGCAGACCTTGCAGCGCTACCTGACGATCAATTCGCGCAAACGTTCGAAAAAAGAGGTGGCGGAATAA
- a CDS encoding LptE family protein produces the protein MKIKLTIAALCAALLTGCGVAIKYSLSGASIPPDAKTFSVAYFPNNATMVSPILSSTLTEALVDMFTRRTRLMQVDEGGDFAFEGEIVNYTSTTASVSSDDYALLNRLTITVKVRFTNALDEKASWNKTFTAYEDYESTQLLTEVEGTLIPQIVDKLVTDIFQASASNW, from the coding sequence ATGAAGATCAAACTTACGATAGCGGCGCTCTGCGCCGCATTGCTCACGGGCTGCGGCGTGGCCATCAAGTACTCGTTGTCGGGCGCTTCGATCCCGCCCGACGCCAAAACTTTCTCGGTGGCTTATTTCCCCAACAACGCGACGATGGTGTCGCCGATCCTGAGTTCGACGCTCACCGAGGCGCTGGTCGACATGTTCACGCGCCGCACGCGGCTGATGCAGGTCGACGAGGGCGGCGACTTCGCTTTCGAGGGCGAGATCGTCAACTACACGTCGACGACGGCCTCGGTGTCGAGCGACGACTACGCCCTGCTCAACCGCCTGACGATCACCGTCAAGGTGCGCTTCACGAACGCCCTCGACGAGAAGGCTTCGTGGAACAAGACCTTCACTGCCTACGAGGACTACGAATCGACCCAACTGCTGACCGAGGTCGAGGGGACGCTCATCCCGCAGATCGTCGACAAACTCGTGACCGACATCTTTCAGGCTTCGGCCTCCAACTGGTAA
- the dnaK gene encoding molecular chaperone DnaK codes for MAKIIGIDLGTTNSCVAVMEGSEPVVIPNSEGHRTTPSVVAFTADGERKVGDPAKRQAITNPKRTVFSIKRFMGEAYDKVSADIARAPYTIVKGDNNTPRVDIDGRQYTPQEISAIILQKMKKTAEDYLGQEVSEAVITVPAYFSDSQRQATKEAGEIAGLKVRRIINEPTAAALAYGMDKKSSDMKIAVYDLGGGTFDISILELGDGVFEVKSTNGDTHLGGDDFDHVLIDYMAEAFKAEHQIDLRQDPMALQRLKEAAEKAKIELSSSTTTEINLPYIMPVNGIPQHLVMTLTRAKFEQLCDHLIRKTIEPCKLALRDAGLEASQINEVILVGGSTRIPAIQKIVEEFFGKTPNRSVNPDEVVAIGAAIQGGVLTGEVKDVLLLDVTPLSLGIETLGGVMTKLIDANTTIPTRKSETFSTAADNQPSVEINVCQGERPLARDNKSIGRFHLDGIPAAPRGVPQIEVTFDIDANGILNVSAKDKGTGKEQKIRIEASSGLTEQEIQRMRDEAKANEEKDKAEKERIDKINAADSNIFSTEKQLSEYGDKLPADKKAAIETALGKLKEAHKNADVAAIDTAMTELNAAWQAASQDIYAAQQQAQGAQQPGADAGQQSQSNAGGQQGGDGQPEDVEFEEVK; via the coding sequence ATGGCAAAGATTATTGGTATTGACTTAGGAACCACGAACTCCTGCGTAGCAGTGATGGAGGGCAGCGAGCCCGTTGTAATACCCAACTCCGAGGGACACCGCACGACCCCTTCCGTCGTGGCGTTCACGGCCGATGGCGAGCGTAAGGTCGGCGACCCGGCCAAGCGTCAGGCGATCACCAACCCCAAGCGCACGGTCTTCTCGATCAAGCGTTTCATGGGTGAGGCCTACGACAAGGTTTCGGCCGACATCGCGCGCGCTCCCTATACGATCGTCAAGGGCGACAACAACACCCCGCGTGTGGATATCGACGGACGGCAGTATACCCCGCAGGAGATTTCGGCCATCATTCTGCAGAAGATGAAGAAGACGGCCGAGGATTATCTGGGACAGGAGGTCTCGGAGGCCGTCATCACCGTCCCGGCCTACTTCTCCGACTCGCAGCGTCAGGCTACGAAGGAGGCGGGCGAGATCGCCGGCCTGAAGGTGCGCCGTATCATCAACGAGCCTACGGCCGCAGCGCTGGCCTACGGCATGGACAAGAAGTCGAGCGACATGAAGATCGCCGTGTATGACTTGGGCGGCGGTACGTTCGATATTTCGATCCTCGAGCTGGGCGACGGCGTTTTCGAGGTGAAATCGACCAACGGCGACACGCACCTCGGAGGTGACGACTTCGACCATGTGCTGATCGACTACATGGCCGAGGCGTTCAAGGCCGAGCACCAGATCGACCTGCGTCAGGACCCGATGGCCCTGCAGCGTCTGAAGGAGGCTGCCGAGAAAGCGAAGATCGAACTTTCCTCCTCGACCACCACGGAGATTAACCTGCCGTATATCATGCCCGTCAACGGCATTCCGCAGCACCTCGTGATGACGCTCACCCGCGCCAAGTTCGAGCAGTTGTGCGACCACCTGATCCGCAAGACCATCGAGCCTTGCAAACTGGCTCTGCGTGACGCGGGTCTGGAGGCTTCGCAGATCAACGAGGTGATTCTCGTGGGCGGTTCGACGCGTATCCCCGCGATCCAGAAGATCGTTGAGGAGTTCTTCGGCAAGACCCCGAACCGTTCGGTCAACCCCGACGAGGTCGTGGCCATCGGCGCCGCCATTCAGGGCGGTGTGCTCACGGGCGAGGTGAAGGACGTGCTGCTGCTGGACGTTACGCCGCTGTCGCTGGGTATCGAGACTCTGGGCGGTGTGATGACGAAGCTCATCGACGCCAACACGACGATCCCGACCCGCAAGTCGGAGACCTTCTCGACGGCTGCCGACAACCAGCCTTCGGTGGAGATCAACGTCTGCCAAGGCGAGCGTCCGCTGGCCCGCGACAACAAGTCGATCGGCCGCTTCCACCTCGACGGCATCCCCGCCGCACCGCGCGGCGTGCCGCAGATCGAGGTTACGTTCGACATCGACGCCAACGGCATCCTGAACGTCTCGGCCAAGGACAAGGGCACGGGCAAGGAGCAGAAGATCCGCATCGAGGCTTCTTCGGGCCTTACCGAGCAGGAGATCCAGCGGATGCGCGACGAGGCCAAGGCCAACGAGGAGAAGGACAAGGCCGAGAAGGAGCGTATCGACAAGATCAACGCTGCCGACTCGAACATCTTCTCGACCGAGAAGCAGCTCAGCGAGTACGGCGACAAACTGCCCGCCGACAAGAAGGCCGCCATCGAGACGGCGCTCGGCAAGCTGAAGGAGGCGCACAAGAACGCCGACGTGGCTGCCATCGACACCGCGATGACCGAGCTCAACGCCGCATGGCAGGCCGCTTCGCAGGACATCTACGCTGCCCAGCAGCAGGCTCAGGGCGCCCAGCAGCCCGGTGCCGACGCCGGCCAGCAGTCGCAGTCGAACGCCGGCGGCCAGCAGGGCGGCGACGGACAGCCTGAGGATGTGGAGTTCGAAGAGGTTAAGTAA
- a CDS encoding glycoside hydrolase family 3 C-terminal domain-containing protein, which produces MNNKSLLKSLTVLCALAAVACGGVQQPGSDVAVYLDESQPLEKRVEDALSRMTLEEKVAILHAQSKFSSAGVPRLGIPEVWCTDGPHGIRPEVLWDEWDQAGWTNDSCTAFPALTCLAATWNPEMSALYGQSIGEEARYREKDILLGPGVNIYRTPLNGRNFEYMGEDPFLASRMVVPYVQEVQKNGVAACVKHFALNNQEEHRHGIDVEVDDRTLYEIYLPAFKAAVEEGGAWAIMGSYNKYKGQHCCHNQYLLNDILKRDWAFDGVVVSDWGGTHDTKQSAENGLDMEFGSWTDGLSWGASNAYDNYYLAAPYLDMLRKGEASTATLDDKARRVLRLIFRTAMNSQKPFGSLNSPEHLAAARRIAGEGMVLLKNDGGVLPIDLGKARTIAVVGENAVKMMTVGGGSSSLKVRHEYTPLEGIRAAVDDKAEVIYERGYVGDVTGNYNGVKTGQDLSESRSEEQLIADAVAAARKADAVIFVGGLNKSQHQDCEGSDRLQYGLPYAQDRVIEALAGANPNLAVVIVSGNAVAMPWIDRVPAVLEAWFSGSEAGNALADVVFGAVNPSGKLPFTFPVRLEDNSAHALGEYPGTDKVTYNEGIFVGYRWHDKEQLKPLFAFGHGLSYTTFDIANVKADRSTLSGKGRIRISADVTNTGSRPGAEVVQLYIGDEQSSLPRPVKELKGFRKISLNPGQTQTVTFDITPDMLQYYDAAKGAWVAEPGTFTAYVGAASDDIRGTAGFELK; this is translated from the coding sequence ATGAACAATAAATCGCTTTTGAAAAGCCTCACTGTGCTGTGTGCCCTTGCGGCGGTCGCCTGCGGCGGCGTTCAGCAGCCGGGGAGCGATGTGGCCGTCTACCTCGACGAGTCGCAGCCGCTTGAAAAACGGGTGGAGGACGCCCTCTCGCGCATGACCCTCGAAGAGAAGGTCGCCATCCTGCATGCGCAGTCCAAATTCTCCTCGGCGGGTGTTCCGCGTCTGGGTATCCCCGAGGTTTGGTGCACCGACGGCCCCCACGGTATCCGCCCCGAGGTGCTGTGGGACGAATGGGATCAGGCGGGCTGGACGAACGACTCCTGCACGGCATTCCCGGCCCTGACGTGCCTCGCCGCGACGTGGAATCCCGAGATGTCGGCCCTTTACGGGCAGTCCATCGGCGAGGAGGCCCGCTACCGCGAAAAGGACATCCTGCTGGGTCCCGGCGTGAACATCTACCGCACGCCGCTCAACGGCCGCAATTTCGAGTATATGGGCGAAGATCCGTTCCTTGCTTCGCGGATGGTGGTTCCCTATGTTCAGGAGGTGCAGAAAAACGGTGTCGCCGCCTGCGTCAAGCACTTCGCGCTGAACAATCAGGAGGAGCACCGCCACGGCATCGACGTCGAGGTCGACGACCGGACCCTCTACGAGATTTACCTTCCGGCCTTCAAGGCGGCTGTCGAGGAGGGCGGAGCTTGGGCCATCATGGGCTCCTATAATAAATACAAGGGCCAGCATTGCTGCCACAACCAATACCTGCTGAACGACATCCTCAAACGCGATTGGGCGTTCGACGGCGTGGTCGTTTCCGACTGGGGCGGTACGCACGACACGAAGCAGTCGGCCGAGAACGGCCTCGACATGGAGTTCGGCTCGTGGACCGACGGCCTGAGCTGGGGCGCGAGCAACGCCTATGACAACTACTATCTGGCGGCTCCCTACCTCGATATGCTGCGCAAGGGCGAGGCTTCGACGGCGACGCTCGACGACAAGGCGCGCCGGGTGCTTCGGCTGATCTTCCGCACGGCGATGAATTCGCAGAAGCCTTTCGGGTCGCTCAATTCGCCCGAACATCTGGCTGCCGCACGCCGCATTGCGGGCGAGGGCATGGTGCTGCTGAAGAACGACGGCGGGGTGCTGCCGATCGACCTCGGGAAAGCCCGGACGATTGCCGTCGTCGGTGAGAACGCCGTCAAGATGATGACCGTGGGCGGCGGTTCCTCGTCGCTCAAGGTGCGGCACGAATATACGCCGCTCGAGGGTATCCGTGCCGCCGTGGACGACAAGGCCGAGGTGATTTACGAGCGTGGTTATGTCGGTGACGTGACGGGCAACTACAACGGCGTGAAGACCGGTCAGGACCTGAGCGAGAGCCGTTCCGAGGAGCAGCTCATTGCCGATGCCGTGGCCGCGGCTCGCAAGGCCGACGCCGTGATCTTCGTCGGGGGATTGAACAAGAGCCAGCATCAGGACTGCGAGGGTTCCGACCGCCTGCAGTACGGCCTGCCGTATGCGCAGGACCGGGTGATCGAGGCATTGGCCGGGGCCAATCCCAATCTGGCGGTGGTGATCGTCTCGGGCAACGCCGTTGCGATGCCGTGGATCGACCGCGTTCCGGCCGTTTTGGAGGCTTGGTTCTCGGGCTCGGAGGCGGGCAATGCGCTGGCCGACGTGGTGTTCGGGGCTGTGAATCCCTCGGGCAAACTGCCCTTTACGTTCCCCGTGCGGCTGGAGGACAACAGCGCCCATGCGCTGGGCGAATACCCCGGCACGGACAAGGTCACCTATAATGAGGGCATCTTCGTGGGTTATCGCTGGCACGACAAGGAACAGCTCAAGCCGCTGTTCGCCTTCGGCCACGGCCTGAGCTATACGACGTTCGACATCGCCAACGTGAAGGCCGACCGTTCGACGCTTTCGGGCAAAGGCCGCATCCGTATCTCGGCTGATGTGACCAACACGGGTTCGCGTCCGGGTGCCGAGGTGGTGCAGCTCTATATCGGCGACGAGCAGTCGTCGCTGCCGCGCCCCGTGAAGGAACTGAAAGGGTTCCGGAAAATTTCGCTGAACCCCGGGCAGACGCAGACGGTGACGTTCGACATAACGCCCGATATGCTGCAATACTATGACGCCGCCAAGGGCGCGTGGGTTGCCGAACCGGGCACGTTTACGGCCTATGTTGGAGCCGCTTCGGACGATATCCGCGGCACGGCGGGATTCGAGCTGAAGTAA
- the ruvA gene encoding Holliday junction branch migration protein RuvA, with protein MYEYIKGSVAEVAPAYAVIDAGGVGYYLHISLETYAAVEHAAEAKLYVHYVVREDAQLLYGFSTKVEREVFRLLISVSGVGGNTARMILSTYSPRELQGIITSGNAVLLKNVKGLGLKTAQKIIVELSGKLAVLGTDAAGDAPLAGADGGSFDEALAALVMLGFARATAEKVLRAVMRELPRASVEELIRAALKRL; from the coding sequence ATGTACGAATACATCAAGGGCTCCGTTGCCGAAGTCGCTCCCGCTTATGCCGTTATCGACGCCGGCGGGGTAGGCTACTACCTCCATATTTCACTCGAAACCTATGCCGCCGTCGAGCATGCCGCCGAGGCCAAACTCTATGTGCACTACGTCGTGCGCGAGGATGCCCAGTTGCTCTACGGCTTCTCGACGAAGGTCGAGCGCGAGGTGTTCCGGCTGCTGATAAGCGTCTCGGGCGTGGGCGGCAATACGGCGCGCATGATCCTTTCGACCTACTCGCCGCGCGAGCTGCAGGGCATCATCACCTCGGGCAACGCCGTGCTGCTGAAAAATGTCAAGGGGCTGGGCCTGAAGACGGCGCAGAAGATCATCGTCGAGCTGAGCGGCAAGCTGGCCGTGCTGGGCACCGATGCGGCGGGCGATGCGCCCCTTGCCGGGGCTGACGGAGGCAGCTTCGACGAGGCTCTCGCCGCGCTGGTCATGCTGGGCTTCGCCCGCGCCACAGCCGAGAAGGTCCTGCGCGCCGTGATGCGCGAACTTCCCCGGGCTTCGGTCGAAGAGCTGATCCGTGCGGCCCTCAAGCGGCTGTAA
- a CDS encoding GNAT family N-acetyltransferase has translation MLYPSQTARLALRAWREEDRPAFAAMNADERVMEFFPAPLTDAESREMFDRIRDEFSTEGFGPYAVERLSDGEWLGYVGLHRVTYSGGMEGQVEILWRLRYDVWGQGYATEAARACIAHAAKLGIPELIAFTYVGNLRSLDVMKKLGMECVGEFDHPGLAPGHPLRRHALYHIWTE, from the coding sequence ATGCTTTATCCATCCCAAACGGCCCGCCTCGCACTGCGCGCATGGCGGGAGGAAGACCGGCCGGCTTTCGCCGCCATGAACGCCGACGAGCGTGTCATGGAGTTTTTCCCCGCACCGCTGACGGATGCCGAATCCCGGGAGATGTTCGACCGCATCCGCGACGAATTCTCGACGGAAGGATTCGGTCCTTACGCCGTGGAACGCCTCTCCGACGGCGAATGGCTGGGCTATGTGGGACTGCACCGCGTGACCTACTCCGGCGGCATGGAGGGTCAGGTTGAGATTCTCTGGCGCCTGCGTTACGACGTCTGGGGGCAGGGCTATGCCACCGAAGCGGCCCGGGCCTGCATCGCACACGCCGCGAAACTCGGCATCCCGGAGCTCATCGCTTTCACCTACGTCGGCAACCTGCGTTCGCTGGACGTGATGAAGAAGCTCGGCATGGAGTGCGTCGGGGAGTTCGACCACCCCGGTCTGGCGCCCGGCCATCCCCTGAGGCGTCACGCGCTCTACCACATCTGGACCGAATAA